A stretch of Phragmites australis chromosome 12, lpPhrAust1.1, whole genome shotgun sequence DNA encodes these proteins:
- the LOC133886161 gene encoding protein CASPARIAN STRIP INTEGRITY FACTOR 2-like produces MSSKKVDRASVLVLLLIVVSAFSVCAAGGRELAHEKMHKEHSSAASVKGATASGDMVKTNDYGRYDPAPAFSKPRFKLIPN; encoded by the exons ATGAGCTCCAAGAAAGTAGACAGGGCTTCAGTACTTGTTCTTCTGCTCATTGTTGTGTCAGCGTTTTCGGTGTGCGCTGCAG GAGGAAGGGAGCTGGCGCATGAAAAGATGCACAAG GAGCATTCCTCTGCTGCATCTGTAAAGGGAGCAACAGCTTCAGGCGATATGGTTAAGACAAACGATTATGGGCGCTACGACCCGGCTCCCGCGTTTTCCAAGCCTCGCTTCAAGCTCATACCCAACTGA
- the LOC133886979 gene encoding uncharacterized protein LOC133886979 has translation MLLLTRIGFLSTGSSRSSPKSAFSPASASFTAGPPPTASAVATSQVTRLRLGLREEIGLKASRMACMVVELKPVTDELEVELDVPRRQSLLCDGATENLLADPSRRPLMAPPSPRPPPTIVHLVASVHEAKVRER, from the exons ATGCTGCTCCTCACCCGAATCGGCTTCCTATCCACCGGATCAAGCCGGTCCTCGCCCAAATCAGCCTTCTCCCCCGCATCTGCCTCCTTCACCGCTGGTCCCCCTCCTACTGCCTCCGCCGTGGCCACCTCCCAG GTAACTAGATTGAGATTGGGGCTTAGGGAAGAAATCGGACTGAAAGCGTCGCGGATGGCCTGCATGGTGGTTGAGCTTAAGCCCGTTACAGATGAGCTGGAGGTCGAGCTTGATGTCCCACGACGCCAATCCCTTCTTTGTGATGGTGCCACGGAAAACCTCCTGGCGGACCCTAGCCGTCGGCCGCTCATGGCCCCTCCGTCACCTCGCCCTCCACCAACCATCGTCCACCTAGTCGCCAGCGTCCATGAAGCCAAAGTCCG GGAGCGTTAG